A single genomic interval of Spinacia oleracea cultivar Varoflay chromosome 6, BTI_SOV_V1, whole genome shotgun sequence harbors:
- the LOC130463703 gene encoding uncharacterized protein: MTKGTQRYYLLPGELGPYRSCKSKRFITKVMFLCAVARPRFNANKECIFDGKIGMFPFVRWVPAKRRSRNRPACTLELKPVTSVTKECYRNMLIRQVIPAIMQKWPTDHQGPIYLQQDNARPHIKVNDREWMEAVQLSNKQLRLIFQPPNSPDMNVLDLGFFRAIQSLKDQTCPRNTKELVKNVKVAFREFCPIKGNRVFLSLQLVLMEVMRVKGSNNYLQKHVGKEALERQNIHPVTFSPPPTLVQECVAYVEAMQQGVFRLQCNM, from the coding sequence ATGACAAAAGGGACACAAAGGTATTACCTTCTCCCAGGTGAACTCGGGCCTTACAGATCATGTAAGAGCAAGAGATTCATCACAAAAGTCATGTTTCTTTGTGCTGTTGCAAGACCACGATTCAATGCAAACAAAGAATGCATTTTCGATGGTAAAATAGGCATGTTTCCGTTTGTGAGGTGGGTACCAGCAAAGAGGAGAAGTAGAAACAGGCCAGCATGCACTTTGGAGCTCAAACCAGTGACGTCAGTCACAAAGGAATGTTACAGAAACATGTTAATCAGGCAAGTTATTCCAGCAATCATGCAAAAGTGGCCAACAGATCATCAAGGTCCAATCTATTTGCAACAAGACAATGCACGACCTCATATAAAGGTGAATGACAGAGAATGGATGGAAGCAGTTCAACTTTCAAACAAACAGTTAAGGTTGATATTTCAACCTCCTAACAGTCCAGATATGAATGTGCTAGACCTCGGTTTTTTTCGAGCAATACAATCCCTAAAAGACCAAACGTGTCCTAGAAACACCAAAGAGTTGGTTAAGAATGTTAAAGTTGCATTTAGGGAATTTTGTCCAATCAAAGGAAATAGAGTCTTCCTTAGTTTGCAATTGGTACTAATGGAGGTTATGAGAGTCAAGGGAAGCAACAACTACTTGCAAAAACATGTTGGCAAAGAAGCTTTGGAGAGACAAAACATACACCCTGTCACTTTCTCTCCACCTCCTACTCTAGTACAAGAATGTGTAGCATATGTTGAAGCAATGCAACAGGGAGTCTTTAGGTTGCAATGCAACATGTAG
- the LOC110795202 gene encoding LRR receptor-like serine/threonine-protein kinase FEI 2 isoform X2, whose translation MEIVQLRLGHLYNVFAVVIYILVAGSRALSPDGEALMSFRTSVPNSDGILQRWRPEDPDPCRWKGVTCNAKSRRVIHLNLSYHKLSGQIPADIGKLDQLEILELNNNNFYGRIPSELGNCTELQKLYMQGNYLSEQIPSELGNLTGLQFLDVSSNSLSGSVPSSLGQLSKLIAFNLSTNFLVGPIPSDGVLVKFAQDSFVGNRGLCGKQINVACKNGGTGGIPGQGDGKKPFSGAKLFISASATVGALLLVALMCFWGCFLYKKLGKNDAKGLAMDVCGGASIVMFHGDLPYSSKDIIKKLENLNEEHIIGSGGFGTVYKLAMDDGNVFALKRIVKLNDGFDRFFERELEILGSIKHRFLVNLRGYCNSPLSKLLIYDYLPGGSLDEALHEKSELLDWDTRLNVILGAAKGLAYLHHDCSPRIIHRDIKSSNILLDANFEARVSDFGLAKLLEDEESHITTIVAGTFGYLAPEYMQSGRATEKTDVYSFGVLVLEVLSGKRPTDAAFIEKGLNIVGWLNFLVTENRQRDIVDQHCEGVQQESLDALLSMAMQCVSSSPEDRPTMHRVVQVLESEVMTPCPSDFYDSSSD comes from the exons ATGGAAATTGTTCAGTTGAGACTTGGTCACTTGTACAACGTATTTGCTGTAGTGATATATATTCTGGTCGCCGGTAGCAGAGCTCTCAGTCCTGATG GCGAGGCCCTTATGAGTTTTAGAACATCAGTTCCTAACTCAGATGGCATTCTTCAAAGGTGGAGACCCGAGGATCCTGATCCATGCAGGTGGAAAGGAGTGACATGCAATGCTAAATCCAGAAGGGTTATACACTT GAATCTTTCCTACCACAAATTGAGTGGACAAATACCTGCTGACATTGGGAAGCTTGACCAATTGGAGATCCT AGAACTCAACAACAATAATTTTTATGGGAGAATTCCCTCAGAACTGGGAAATTGTACAGAGCTGCAAAAACT ATACATGCAAGGCAACTATTTAAGTGAACAGATTCCCAGTGAGCTGGGGAATCTTACGGGACTTCAATTTCT TGATGTATCAAGCAACTCACTCAGTGGATCAGTACCTTCTTCACTTGGACAATTAAGCAAGCTCATTGCATT CAATTTGTCAACGAACTTCCTGGTTGGACCCATACCATCAGATGGGGTGCTTGTCAAGTTTGCTCAAGACTC TTTTGTAGGAAATCGTGGCCTCTGCGGTAAGCAAATTAATGTGGCTTGCAAGAATGGAGGGACGGGTGGAATTCCAG GTCAAGGCGATGGAAAGAAGCCGTTTTCGGGAGCCAAACTATTTATTAGTGCATCGGCAACTGTCGGTGCCTTACTTTTGGTGGCTTTAATGTGTTTCTGGGGATGCTTTCTGTATAAGAAACTTGGTAAAAATGACGCCAAAGGTCTTGCAATGGATGTCTGTGGAG GCGCGTCAATTGTGATGTTTCATGGAGACCTTCCTTATTCTTCAAAAGACATTATTAAGAAGTTGGAGAACTTAAATGAGGAACACATAATTGGCTCTGGTGGCTTCGGGACTGTGTACAAATTGGCTATGGACGATGGTAATGTCTTTGCATTGAAGAGAATCGTAAAGTTGAATGATGGTTTTGACCGATTCTTTGAAAGGGAACTAGAAATCCTTGGGAGCATCAAACATCGATTTCTTGTAAATCTAAGAGGATATTGCAATTCGCCCTTGTCAAAATTGTTGATCTATGATTATTTACCTGGAGGTAGTTTGGATGAAGCACTTCATG AGAAATCTGAGCTGCTAGACTGGGATACCCGCTTGAATGTAATATTAGGGGCTGCAAAAGGGCTTGCCTACCTCCACCATGATTGCTCCCCTCGCATAATTCATCGTGACATTAAGTCAAGCAACATATTGCTTGATGCGAATTTTGAGGCCCGTGTTTCTGATTTTGGACTTGCTAAGTTGTTGGAGGATGAGGAGTCGCACATTACAACAATTGTTGCTGGAACATTTGGTTATCTTGCTCCTG AGTATATGCAAAGTGGAAGAGCTACTGAGAAGACTGATGTTTATAGCTTCGGGGTTCTGGTTCTGGAGGTCTTGAGTGGAAAACGTCCAACAGATGCCGCTTTCATTGAGAAGGGTCTGAATATTGTTGGTTGG TTGAACTTTCTAGTGACGGAGAATAGACAACGAGATATAGTTGATCAACATTGTGAAGGGGTACAGCAGGAAAGCCTTGACGCTCTGTTGTCAATGGCTATGCAATGCGTCTCTTCATCTCCTGAAGACCGACCTACCATGCACAGAGTAGTTCAAGTACTCGAATCTGAGGTGATGACGCCGTGTCCAAGTGATTTTTACGATTCAAGCTCTGATTAA
- the LOC110795202 gene encoding LRR receptor-like serine/threonine-protein kinase FEI 2 isoform X1, with the protein MEIVQLRLGHLYNVFAVVIYILVAGSRALSPDGEALMSFRTSVPNSDGILQRWRPEDPDPCRWKGVTCNAKSRRVIHLNLSYHKLSGQIPADIGKLDQLEILELNNNNFYGRIPSELGNCTELQKLYMQGNYLSEQIPSELGNLTGLQFLDVSSNSLSGSVPSSLGQLSKLIAFNLSTNFLVGPIPSDGVLVKFAQDSFVGNRGLCGKQINVACKNGGTGGIPGTFRSGQGDGKKPFSGAKLFISASATVGALLLVALMCFWGCFLYKKLGKNDAKGLAMDVCGGASIVMFHGDLPYSSKDIIKKLENLNEEHIIGSGGFGTVYKLAMDDGNVFALKRIVKLNDGFDRFFERELEILGSIKHRFLVNLRGYCNSPLSKLLIYDYLPGGSLDEALHEKSELLDWDTRLNVILGAAKGLAYLHHDCSPRIIHRDIKSSNILLDANFEARVSDFGLAKLLEDEESHITTIVAGTFGYLAPEYMQSGRATEKTDVYSFGVLVLEVLSGKRPTDAAFIEKGLNIVGWLNFLVTENRQRDIVDQHCEGVQQESLDALLSMAMQCVSSSPEDRPTMHRVVQVLESEVMTPCPSDFYDSSSD; encoded by the exons ATGGAAATTGTTCAGTTGAGACTTGGTCACTTGTACAACGTATTTGCTGTAGTGATATATATTCTGGTCGCCGGTAGCAGAGCTCTCAGTCCTGATG GCGAGGCCCTTATGAGTTTTAGAACATCAGTTCCTAACTCAGATGGCATTCTTCAAAGGTGGAGACCCGAGGATCCTGATCCATGCAGGTGGAAAGGAGTGACATGCAATGCTAAATCCAGAAGGGTTATACACTT GAATCTTTCCTACCACAAATTGAGTGGACAAATACCTGCTGACATTGGGAAGCTTGACCAATTGGAGATCCT AGAACTCAACAACAATAATTTTTATGGGAGAATTCCCTCAGAACTGGGAAATTGTACAGAGCTGCAAAAACT ATACATGCAAGGCAACTATTTAAGTGAACAGATTCCCAGTGAGCTGGGGAATCTTACGGGACTTCAATTTCT TGATGTATCAAGCAACTCACTCAGTGGATCAGTACCTTCTTCACTTGGACAATTAAGCAAGCTCATTGCATT CAATTTGTCAACGAACTTCCTGGTTGGACCCATACCATCAGATGGGGTGCTTGTCAAGTTTGCTCAAGACTC TTTTGTAGGAAATCGTGGCCTCTGCGGTAAGCAAATTAATGTGGCTTGCAAGAATGGAGGGACGGGTGGAATTCCAGGTACTTTTAGGTCAG GTCAAGGCGATGGAAAGAAGCCGTTTTCGGGAGCCAAACTATTTATTAGTGCATCGGCAACTGTCGGTGCCTTACTTTTGGTGGCTTTAATGTGTTTCTGGGGATGCTTTCTGTATAAGAAACTTGGTAAAAATGACGCCAAAGGTCTTGCAATGGATGTCTGTGGAG GCGCGTCAATTGTGATGTTTCATGGAGACCTTCCTTATTCTTCAAAAGACATTATTAAGAAGTTGGAGAACTTAAATGAGGAACACATAATTGGCTCTGGTGGCTTCGGGACTGTGTACAAATTGGCTATGGACGATGGTAATGTCTTTGCATTGAAGAGAATCGTAAAGTTGAATGATGGTTTTGACCGATTCTTTGAAAGGGAACTAGAAATCCTTGGGAGCATCAAACATCGATTTCTTGTAAATCTAAGAGGATATTGCAATTCGCCCTTGTCAAAATTGTTGATCTATGATTATTTACCTGGAGGTAGTTTGGATGAAGCACTTCATG AGAAATCTGAGCTGCTAGACTGGGATACCCGCTTGAATGTAATATTAGGGGCTGCAAAAGGGCTTGCCTACCTCCACCATGATTGCTCCCCTCGCATAATTCATCGTGACATTAAGTCAAGCAACATATTGCTTGATGCGAATTTTGAGGCCCGTGTTTCTGATTTTGGACTTGCTAAGTTGTTGGAGGATGAGGAGTCGCACATTACAACAATTGTTGCTGGAACATTTGGTTATCTTGCTCCTG AGTATATGCAAAGTGGAAGAGCTACTGAGAAGACTGATGTTTATAGCTTCGGGGTTCTGGTTCTGGAGGTCTTGAGTGGAAAACGTCCAACAGATGCCGCTTTCATTGAGAAGGGTCTGAATATTGTTGGTTGG TTGAACTTTCTAGTGACGGAGAATAGACAACGAGATATAGTTGATCAACATTGTGAAGGGGTACAGCAGGAAAGCCTTGACGCTCTGTTGTCAATGGCTATGCAATGCGTCTCTTCATCTCCTGAAGACCGACCTACCATGCACAGAGTAGTTCAAGTACTCGAATCTGAGGTGATGACGCCGTGTCCAAGTGATTTTTACGATTCAAGCTCTGATTAA
- the LOC110795203 gene encoding uncharacterized protein isoform X2, whose amino-acid sequence MALLPNGFDKLLPISSRMNLIEPPLNCVFPVSTCLRPVIAFRHSSVSFSRVKASSSRRRLDVHSSVSPASENRPWIEFPRAFIKASASSLILVALGIFTFSFSNKVNTRYALAAVDPAGRPTVQEESIDEGRDVQNVDDKQWVEEFENWKSKTYALTVPLRVVALQGSVPPAWIKDFILSQGKRLKLSVQFRGTLEDVFSELSRSLRKVDTSPKSAVTADLISVGDSWLDLMISKSIIEPVQMAEDHDWFKGLAVKWKVFLRRNNEGKIDPEGRIWAVPYRWGSMVIAYKKSKFDTLGLAPIEDWKDLWRPELAGRISMVDSPREVIGAVLKYMGASYNTSDISKEIPGGITAVQQNLALLAKQVLLFDSGNYLKAFSIGDAWVAVGWSSDIIPAARRMSNVAVIAPESGASLWADLWAVPATTRCPPMEKSGGRIRGPSPLIHQWLDFCLQPARELPFKQGVFPGALPSALVNVPSEVIPKGAPKLVTNLISGIPPPEILSKCEFLEPLSEVALSDYERLISSMKKTDHGLLQQIFGSVFHATRMKLLSFEKRNT is encoded by the exons ATGGCGTTATTGCCAAATGGATTTGATAAGTTATTACCTATTAGTTCAAGAATGAACTTAATAGAGCCACCGCTCAATTGTGTATTTCCTGTATCCACTTGCCTTCGGCCTGTTATTGCGTTTCGTCATAGTAGTGTGAGCTTTTCTAGGGTGAAAGCTTCATCAAGTCGGCGGCGATTGGATGTTCATTCATCAGTGTCACCCGCCTCTGAAAACCGCCCGTGGATCGAGTTTCCTCGAGCATTTATTAAGGCTTCTGCCTCTTCCTTGATATTGGTCGCGCTTGGCATATTTACCTTTTCATTTTCTAATAAGGTAAATACCAGATATGCCCTTGCTGCTGTTGATCCTGCTGGACGTCCAACAGTTCAGGAGGAAAGCATTGATGAAG GAAGAGATGTTCAAAACGTGGACGATAAACAGTGGGTTGAAGAGTTTGAAAATTGGAAATCCAAAACATATGCTTTGACCGTCCCTCTAAGAGTTGTTGCTCTACAAGGCTCTGTACCGCCTGCCTGGATCAAG GATTTTATTCTATCTCAAGGAAAGAGATTAAAGCTAAGTGTGCAATTCCGTGGAACACTTGAAGATGTTTTTTCTGAACTTTCGAGGTCCTTAAGAAAAGTCGACACTTCTCCAAAATCTGCTGTCACAGCTGATCTCATTAGTGTTGGTGACTCCTGGCTTGATTTGATGATCAGCAAGTCTATAATTGAGCCAGTGCAAATGGCAGAGGACCATGATTGGTTTAAGGGTCTAGCTGTAAAATGGAAG GTTTTTTTACGTAGGAATAACGAAGGGAAGATCGATCCTGAGGGTAGAATATGGGCTGTTCCGTATAGATGGGGAAGCATGGTAATAGCATACAAGAAAAGCAAATTTGACACGCTTGGACTTGCTCCAATAGAG GACTGGAAAGATTTATGGCGTCCCGAGCTTGCAGGAAGGATATCAATGGTGGATTCACCGAGAGAGGTTATTGGGGCTGTGTTGAAGTATATGGGAGCATCATACAATACCAGTGACATCAGCAAAGAGATTCCGGGTGGAATAACTGCTGTACAACAGAATCTCGCATTACTTGCAAAACAG GTGCTGTTATTTGACAGTGGGAACTATCTGAAGGCATTCAGTATAGGTGATGCTTGGGTGGCTGTTGGATGGAGTAGTGACATCATTCCTGCTGCCAGGCGAATGTCAAACGTTGCAGTTATTGCTCCAGAGTCGGGAGCCAGTTTATGGGCAGATCTCTGG GCTGTCCCAGCTACAACCAGATGCCCACCAATGGAAAAATCCGGCGGGCGAATCAGAGGGCCATCTCCGCTAATTCATCAGTGGTTAGACTTCTGCCTACAACCTGCTCGAGAGCTTCCCTTCAAACAAGGGGTATTTCCTGGTGCATTGCCATCTGCCTTAGTAAATGTCCCTTCTGAAGTCATTCCAAAAGGTGCCCCGAAACTGGTAACAAACCTGATTTCTGGAATTCCACCACCAGAAATCTTAAGTAAATGTGAGTTCTTGGAGCCACTGTCTGAGGTTGCATTATCAGACTATGAAAGGTTGATTTCTAGTATGAAGAAGACTGATCATGGTTTATTACAACAAATTTTCGGTAGTGTATTTCATGCTACTAGGATGAAGTTACTGTCATTTGAGAAAAGAAATACTTGA
- the LOC110795203 gene encoding uncharacterized protein isoform X1: protein MALLPNGFDKLLPISSRMNLIEPPLNCVFPVSTCLRPVIAFRHSSVSFSRVKASSSRRRLDVHSSVSPASENRPWIEFPRAFIKASASSLILVALGIFTFSFSNKVNTRYALAAVDPAGRPTVQEESIDEGRDVQNVDDKQWVEEFENWKSKTYALTVPLRVVALQGSVPPAWIKDFILSQGKRLKLSVQFRGTLEDVFSELSRSLRKVDTSPKSAVTADLISVGDSWLDLMISKSIIEPVQMAEDHDWFKGLAVKWKVFLRRNNEGKIDPEGRIWAVPYRWGSMVIAYKKSKFDTLGLAPIEDWKDLWRPELAGRISMVDSPREVIGAVLKYMGASYNTSDISKEIPGGITAVQQNLALLAKQVLLFDSGNYLKAFSIGDAWVAVGWSSDIIPAARRMSNVAVIAPESGASLWADLWVCFFNAVPATTRCPPMEKSGGRIRGPSPLIHQWLDFCLQPARELPFKQGVFPGALPSALVNVPSEVIPKGAPKLVTNLISGIPPPEILSKCEFLEPLSEVALSDYERLISSMKKTDHGLLQQIFGSVFHATRMKLLSFEKRNT from the exons ATGGCGTTATTGCCAAATGGATTTGATAAGTTATTACCTATTAGTTCAAGAATGAACTTAATAGAGCCACCGCTCAATTGTGTATTTCCTGTATCCACTTGCCTTCGGCCTGTTATTGCGTTTCGTCATAGTAGTGTGAGCTTTTCTAGGGTGAAAGCTTCATCAAGTCGGCGGCGATTGGATGTTCATTCATCAGTGTCACCCGCCTCTGAAAACCGCCCGTGGATCGAGTTTCCTCGAGCATTTATTAAGGCTTCTGCCTCTTCCTTGATATTGGTCGCGCTTGGCATATTTACCTTTTCATTTTCTAATAAGGTAAATACCAGATATGCCCTTGCTGCTGTTGATCCTGCTGGACGTCCAACAGTTCAGGAGGAAAGCATTGATGAAG GAAGAGATGTTCAAAACGTGGACGATAAACAGTGGGTTGAAGAGTTTGAAAATTGGAAATCCAAAACATATGCTTTGACCGTCCCTCTAAGAGTTGTTGCTCTACAAGGCTCTGTACCGCCTGCCTGGATCAAG GATTTTATTCTATCTCAAGGAAAGAGATTAAAGCTAAGTGTGCAATTCCGTGGAACACTTGAAGATGTTTTTTCTGAACTTTCGAGGTCCTTAAGAAAAGTCGACACTTCTCCAAAATCTGCTGTCACAGCTGATCTCATTAGTGTTGGTGACTCCTGGCTTGATTTGATGATCAGCAAGTCTATAATTGAGCCAGTGCAAATGGCAGAGGACCATGATTGGTTTAAGGGTCTAGCTGTAAAATGGAAG GTTTTTTTACGTAGGAATAACGAAGGGAAGATCGATCCTGAGGGTAGAATATGGGCTGTTCCGTATAGATGGGGAAGCATGGTAATAGCATACAAGAAAAGCAAATTTGACACGCTTGGACTTGCTCCAATAGAG GACTGGAAAGATTTATGGCGTCCCGAGCTTGCAGGAAGGATATCAATGGTGGATTCACCGAGAGAGGTTATTGGGGCTGTGTTGAAGTATATGGGAGCATCATACAATACCAGTGACATCAGCAAAGAGATTCCGGGTGGAATAACTGCTGTACAACAGAATCTCGCATTACTTGCAAAACAG GTGCTGTTATTTGACAGTGGGAACTATCTGAAGGCATTCAGTATAGGTGATGCTTGGGTGGCTGTTGGATGGAGTAGTGACATCATTCCTGCTGCCAGGCGAATGTCAAACGTTGCAGTTATTGCTCCAGAGTCGGGAGCCAGTTTATGGGCAGATCTCTGGGTATGTTTCTTCAAT GCTGTCCCAGCTACAACCAGATGCCCACCAATGGAAAAATCCGGCGGGCGAATCAGAGGGCCATCTCCGCTAATTCATCAGTGGTTAGACTTCTGCCTACAACCTGCTCGAGAGCTTCCCTTCAAACAAGGGGTATTTCCTGGTGCATTGCCATCTGCCTTAGTAAATGTCCCTTCTGAAGTCATTCCAAAAGGTGCCCCGAAACTGGTAACAAACCTGATTTCTGGAATTCCACCACCAGAAATCTTAAGTAAATGTGAGTTCTTGGAGCCACTGTCTGAGGTTGCATTATCAGACTATGAAAGGTTGATTTCTAGTATGAAGAAGACTGATCATGGTTTATTACAACAAATTTTCGGTAGTGTATTTCATGCTACTAGGATGAAGTTACTGTCATTTGAGAAAAGAAATACTTGA
- the LOC110795203 gene encoding uncharacterized protein isoform X3 produces MALLPNGFDKLLPISSRMNLIEPPLNCVFPVSTCLRPVIAFRHSSVSFSRVKASSSRRRLDVHSSVSPASENRPWIEFPRAFIKASASSLILVALGIFTFSFSNKVNTRYALAAVDPAGRPTVQEESIDEGRDVQNVDDKQWVEEFENWKSKTYALTVPLRVVALQGSVPPAWIKDFILSQGKRLKLSVQFRGTLEDVFSELSRSLRKVDTSPKSAVTADLISVGDSWLDLMISKSIIEPVQMAEDHDWFKGLAVKWKDWKDLWRPELAGRISMVDSPREVIGAVLKYMGASYNTSDISKEIPGGITAVQQNLALLAKQVLLFDSGNYLKAFSIGDAWVAVGWSSDIIPAARRMSNVAVIAPESGASLWADLWVCFFNAVPATTRCPPMEKSGGRIRGPSPLIHQWLDFCLQPARELPFKQGVFPGALPSALVNVPSEVIPKGAPKLVTNLISGIPPPEILSKCEFLEPLSEVALSDYERLISSMKKTDHGLLQQIFGSVFHATRMKLLSFEKRNT; encoded by the exons ATGGCGTTATTGCCAAATGGATTTGATAAGTTATTACCTATTAGTTCAAGAATGAACTTAATAGAGCCACCGCTCAATTGTGTATTTCCTGTATCCACTTGCCTTCGGCCTGTTATTGCGTTTCGTCATAGTAGTGTGAGCTTTTCTAGGGTGAAAGCTTCATCAAGTCGGCGGCGATTGGATGTTCATTCATCAGTGTCACCCGCCTCTGAAAACCGCCCGTGGATCGAGTTTCCTCGAGCATTTATTAAGGCTTCTGCCTCTTCCTTGATATTGGTCGCGCTTGGCATATTTACCTTTTCATTTTCTAATAAGGTAAATACCAGATATGCCCTTGCTGCTGTTGATCCTGCTGGACGTCCAACAGTTCAGGAGGAAAGCATTGATGAAG GAAGAGATGTTCAAAACGTGGACGATAAACAGTGGGTTGAAGAGTTTGAAAATTGGAAATCCAAAACATATGCTTTGACCGTCCCTCTAAGAGTTGTTGCTCTACAAGGCTCTGTACCGCCTGCCTGGATCAAG GATTTTATTCTATCTCAAGGAAAGAGATTAAAGCTAAGTGTGCAATTCCGTGGAACACTTGAAGATGTTTTTTCTGAACTTTCGAGGTCCTTAAGAAAAGTCGACACTTCTCCAAAATCTGCTGTCACAGCTGATCTCATTAGTGTTGGTGACTCCTGGCTTGATTTGATGATCAGCAAGTCTATAATTGAGCCAGTGCAAATGGCAGAGGACCATGATTGGTTTAAGGGTCTAGCTGTAAAATGGAAG GACTGGAAAGATTTATGGCGTCCCGAGCTTGCAGGAAGGATATCAATGGTGGATTCACCGAGAGAGGTTATTGGGGCTGTGTTGAAGTATATGGGAGCATCATACAATACCAGTGACATCAGCAAAGAGATTCCGGGTGGAATAACTGCTGTACAACAGAATCTCGCATTACTTGCAAAACAG GTGCTGTTATTTGACAGTGGGAACTATCTGAAGGCATTCAGTATAGGTGATGCTTGGGTGGCTGTTGGATGGAGTAGTGACATCATTCCTGCTGCCAGGCGAATGTCAAACGTTGCAGTTATTGCTCCAGAGTCGGGAGCCAGTTTATGGGCAGATCTCTGGGTATGTTTCTTCAAT GCTGTCCCAGCTACAACCAGATGCCCACCAATGGAAAAATCCGGCGGGCGAATCAGAGGGCCATCTCCGCTAATTCATCAGTGGTTAGACTTCTGCCTACAACCTGCTCGAGAGCTTCCCTTCAAACAAGGGGTATTTCCTGGTGCATTGCCATCTGCCTTAGTAAATGTCCCTTCTGAAGTCATTCCAAAAGGTGCCCCGAAACTGGTAACAAACCTGATTTCTGGAATTCCACCACCAGAAATCTTAAGTAAATGTGAGTTCTTGGAGCCACTGTCTGAGGTTGCATTATCAGACTATGAAAGGTTGATTTCTAGTATGAAGAAGACTGATCATGGTTTATTACAACAAATTTTCGGTAGTGTATTTCATGCTACTAGGATGAAGTTACTGTCATTTGAGAAAAGAAATACTTGA